A portion of the Phaeodactylum tricornutum CCAP 1055/1 chromosome 7, whole genome shotgun sequence genome contains these proteins:
- a CDS encoding predicted protein, whose product MDQSLVDGTGTVPSIGTADIPTYLCWNQEKHQHCGKDILLQNTESGATQKRYIAAVIVVSRSHSHTTSVSLFQTKGVVDTNPASVVSRRQHARLGNITRDKSIMVKVRRIPIRSHRGIDGERGKQREQFPRQSPDAQDSALRTLLGLHRKPEDLSCYPLVGSTVTCSRGDNDDVPFPTACDALRFRLEALALYHRTPLEIAMPEHGSLSSSTHHCKSTAGTAQSTARVRAIMATCPQNDCGFCVESRPIRRHRTECQEIVDWQPHTCSGPGTNIITTIFSDRSRLAVEGSDGGTITLWTDVDFWCRIVRTCPILSAECGRNGGVSLVRLQAVFQKRYGMVLPPSTREFRQTWSRVREQRHRHSIQNHVHSITVKPADQQQQQPDRPLTGTPTPTPTKITTETSSTPLASTRSHYHPARSHKRKRVASPVSVLESWISSTTTLSIRTLPPNKLRRQWHSFSSTLQRAVSPGGLWQVFAKSPATASKVAVPAAHAGGGPSSSVSKETHTRSNLNTMPESMGVAQKPTRPTKENTSTSESHGMMGAEFQRSLENSAELDTKGSAEISSDSTTPKDSLKNSQRESGGKMRRTNSRRNSDRVAGGSLRIAHELPSSTSSTSGRSTKDVPEYVDLESAHINEAKLTSKSCSTNGQKGRTRHTAAAGRTAHLRNSHRRSRSEHSGGKTKHQYSPEEDQAVATGDTHPRRVSLRRTARTRLEDCVPVLKNVSDTITMDSPINEISQPKRRHRTKQCITVPPFCHKTRVGQSLTKPNDTGEALTIPTFEDVKLILMKAGYTFASKFFARPTSCGRQRVYGLEWFDSEMAFRKHLCAFGVGGDCNKWDKWEKALVERWVRYDIVDVSCFSRELNTYDLITPHRAMQLLYRLGCCLRCFNPQDLYVLPEVKKGQEILGINSFYNENDLCVHLARFGLPRSEKTKLMDSRDILSLQLFLSEPGDLLDTFERMEQVSVDYATAAHRNAACFDRQSTGGVQHDGTSSLPTSSRKYASVHPQIKETTPFYVVPMKKRTTALGSLLFREYDALVALKQCEGVNFGESWLSAVAAIETKCDEIEQHYNFESMKKAVISAESKEWQKFEREMGAKEDQERYVRKEDEGIENSVFGRRMVSGQTTKATEPESISFLGKAVQQSMLFEKRQERSPRKRAAGFVLPGERINRTDQLVPGFRKLDLYDTCLTFDNDSNANSCNCTGRTLKTMARKEASYIALREIKAAISFLIDYDDAQSKV is encoded by the exons ATGGACCAAAGCTTGGTTGACGGAACGGGGACCGTACCATCCATCGGGACTGCCGATATACCAACATACTTGTGTTGGAATCAAGAAAAACACCAGCACTGTGGAAAGGATATCCTTTTACAAAACACGGAAAGCGGTGCGACGCAGAAGAGATACATAGCTGCAGTGATTGTTGTCAGCCGCAGCCACAGCCACACAACCTCCGTGTCTTTGTTTCAAACCAAAGGCGTTGTTGATACCAATCCTGCATCGGTCGTCTCCCGACGGCAACACGCGCGTCTCGGGAATATTACGCGTG ACAAATCTATAATGGTCAAGGTGCGACGCATACCAATCCGCTCCCATCGTGGCATCGACGGTGAACGCGGAAAACAACGAGAACAATTCCCACGGCAATCACCCGACGCCCAGGATTCCGCTCTGCGTACCTTACTAGGGTTGCACCGAAAGCCGGAAGATTTATCCTGCTACCCGCTTGTGGGTAGTACTGTTACTTGTTCGCGCGGAGATAATGACGatgttccttttccaacggCGTGTGACGCATTGCGGTTCCGTCTCGAAGCATTGGCACTGTATCATCGTACCCCATTGGAAATTGCAATGCCGGAACACGGATCcctgtcttcgtcgacacaTCATTGTAAGAGCACCGCCGGAACGGCACAGAGTACCGCACGAGTCCGTGCAATCATGGCCACGTGTCCACAAAACGACTGCGGCTTTTGTGTGGAATCTCGGCCCATTCGCCGACACCGTACCGAATGCCAAGAAATTGTCGATTGGCAGCCGCACACGTGCTCCGGTCCTGGTACGAACATCATTACGACAATTTTCTCCGACCGGAGTAGGCTGGCGGTCGAGGGCTCCGATGGTGGTACAATTACACTTTGGACGGACGTCGACTTTTGGTGTCGTATTGTCCGTACTTGCCCCATTTTATCCGCCGAATGTGGTCGGAACGGTGGTGTTTCCTTGGTACGACTGCAGGCAGTATTCCAAAAACGTTACGGTATGGTGCTGCCACCGTCCACCCGCGAATTTCGTCAAACTTGGAGTCGCGTCCGCGAACAGCGTCATCGTCACAGCATCCAAAACCACGTCCACTCCATAACTGTGAAACCAGCAgaccaacagcagcaacagccaGACCGGCCGTTAACCGGAACACCTACGCCAACTCCCACGAAAATCACAACTGAAACCTCTTCTACGCCTTTGGCGTCCACAAGGTCCCATTACCACCCCGCTCGGTCACACAAGCGCAAGCGTGTGGCCTCACCGGTGAGCGTTTTGGAATCCTGGATCTCCTCAACGACGACCCTATCAATACGGACACTGCCACCGAACAAGCTACGACGCCAATGGCATTCTTTCTCGTCCACATTGCAGCGCGCCGTCTCACCGGGTGGTCTATGGCAAGTATTTGCCAAATCGCCGGCCACCGCATCAAAGGTAGCCGTTCCCGCAGCACATGCTGGGGGCGGTCCATCTAGCTCAGTTTCGAAGGAGACCCACACGCGATCGAACCTTAATACGATGCCAGAGTCAATGGGAGTGGCGCAGAAGCCGACGAGGCCTACTAAAGAGAACACTTCTACCTCCGAAAGTCACGGCATGATGGGAGCAGAATTCCAACGATCTCTCGAAAACAGCGCGGAGCTGGATACAAAGGGTTCGGCTGAAATCTCTAGCGACTCGACAACTCCAAAAGACTCACTCAAAAATAGCCAACGTGAAAGTGGGGGAAAGATGCGACGGACAAATAGCCGTCGAAACAGTGATCGAGTTGCCGGTGGGTCATTGCGTATTGCACATGAATTACCCTCGTCCACAAGCAGTACATCAGGACGCTCCACCAAGGATGTACCGGAGTATGTCGACCTCGAATCAGCACATATCAATGAAGCGAAACTCACATCAAAAAGTTGTTCTACGAAtggacaaaaaggaaggACTCGGCATACCGCGGCAGCTGGGCGTACCGCTCATCTGCGAAATAGCCACCGACGATCCCGATCGGAGCACTCTGGTGGAAAGACAAAGCACCAATATTCACCTGAAGAGGATCAAGCCGTAGCTACTGGTGATACTCATCCTCGTCGAGTTAGCCTACGACGAACTGCTCGCACACGTCTAGAAGACTGTGTCCCTGTTTTAAAGAATGTTTCAGATACAATTACGATGGATAGTCCGATCAACGAAATCTCCCAGCCAAAGCGTCGGCATCGAACAAAACAGTGTATTACTGTCCCACCATTTTGCCACAAAACGCGTGTTGGGCAGTCGCTAACGAAACCGAATGACACAGGTGAAGCGCTTACGATACCAACGTTTGAAGATGTTAAGTTGATTCTGATGAAGGCCGGATATACATTCGCTTCGAAATTTTTCGCTCGACCGACGAGCTGCGGCCGACAGCGAGTGTACGGCCTTGAATGGTTCGATAGCGAAATGGCTTTCCGTAAGCACCTTTGTGCCTTCGGCGTGGGCGGGGATTGTAATAAATGGGACAAATGGGAAAAGGCACTGGTGGAGAGATGGGTCCGGTATGACATTGTGGATGTTAGCTGTTTTTCTCGAGAGTTGAACACATACGACCTTATCACACCCCACCGAGCAATGCAGTTACTGTATCGCCTTGGTTGTTGCTTGCGTTGCTTCAACCCTCAAGATTTGTACGTTCTCCCTGAGGTGAAAAAGGGTCAGGAAATACTTGGTATAAATTCATTTTACAACGAAAATGATCTGTGCGTCCACCTGGCTCGTTTTGGATTGCCTCGTTCTGAAAAAACAAAGCTGATGGACAGCCGTGATATCTTGAGCTTAcagctttttctttcggAACCTGGTGATCTACTCGACACTTT CGAGAGAATGGAACAAGTTTCTGTGGACTACGCTACCGCCGCACACAGGAACGCAGCATGCTTTGATAGACAAAGTACTGGAGGAGTTCAACACGACGGAACTTCATCCCTTCCCACTTCCAGTCGAAAATACGCTTCTGTGCACCCGCAAATCAAAGAAACAACGCCTTTCTATGTTGTCCCAATGAAAAAACGCACTACTGCTCTGGGTTCGTTGCTTTTCCGAGAATATGACGCACTCGTGGCATTGAAGCAGTGCGAGGGTGTCAATTTTGGTGAAAGCTGGCTTTCTGCAGTTGCCGCGATTGAGACGAAGTGTGACGAGATTGAGCAGCATTACAATTTCGAGTCCATGAAGAAAGCTGTCATTTCAGCAGAGTCCAAAGAGTGGCAAAAGTTTGAAAGAGAAATGGGTGCTAAAGAAGACCAAGAACGATATGTGCGAAAGGAAGATGAGGGGATAGAAAACAGCGTCTTCGGTCGACGCATGGTGTCCGGTCAAACGACAAAGGCAACTGAGCCCGAAAGCATCTCGTTTCTTGGAAAGGCCGTTCAGCAGTCTATGCTGTTTGAGAAAAGGCAGGAACGGTCACCTCGCAAACGTGCGGCGGGCTTTGTACTGCCCGGAGAGCGGATAAACAGGACGGATCAGCTTGTACCAGGCTTCCGCAAGCTGGATCTATACGATACCTGCCTCACCTTCGACAATGACAGCAATGCCAATTCGTGCAACTGCACAGGTCGGACGTTAAAAACTATGGCAAGAAAAGAGGCTTCATATATTGCTTTGCGTGAAATCAAGGCTGCCATATCCTTTCTTATTGACTATGATGACGCTCAGTCAAAAGTTTAG
- a CDS encoding predicted protein gives MIPMDPSRYYVLVEFAVRHLDFLAAELASVLRLHGITYGSPDCRVETLPQLGPHPTNSTAIENCSHVDHKNTVQDQQRRNEKRQRPFCILSFPFDAPCVPRLEMLADEVDSAKNLATSSKSQTSSETIGNIILSRCVLVRSVMELWGYGPSLDDCVEQVRQWTDVSSGSTTASTLTTTNCQHSYQKLVRDHGRSWKLTVHTLGCTYSREVQEAMRSRFQFLALPGPVQMNDPTDEYVLIRETELDDHGSPLPGGSIDSAASGTNPPRTRYKPNDSVSCCYFGRALGGTRQTKHRGDVSRFSLKSRAYLGPTSMDAELSFVMANLAGVGQSSVVLDPFVGTGSILVSCAARGAYCVGTDIDIRVLRGKGENSNVVSNFRQFDLPRPELIRSDNAIYQRHFRRTHIPMYNAIVTDPPYGIRAGARKSGSRLDQPRPVLESNRHNHIAQTKPYVVSDVMVDLLDVAARTLVLGGRLVYVIPSFRDFEPESDLPRHECLKTVHICYQPLSAELGRRVVVMQKQSEYDPTQRKTYLAKSWKNGAKSAERCANIRDKIMEAAKLKPNYQERAAVRKQKRKIHKEEKKRVKLEKVEMS, from the coding sequence ATGATCCCCATGGATCCTTCACGATATTATGTACTGGTCGAGTTTGCCGTCCGCCATTTGGACTTTTTAGCGGCCGAACTGGCCTCGGTTTTGCGTCTGCACGGTATCACGTACGGAAGTCCGGATTGCCGTGTCGAGACGTTGCCCCAGCTCGGACCGCATCCTACCAACAGTACTGCGATAGAGAATTGCAGTCATGTTGACCACAAGAACACTGTGCAAGATCAACAACGACGGAACGAAAAACGGCAACGGCCGTTTTGTATACTATCCTTTCCCTTTGACGCACCCTGTGTTCCGCGTCTGGAAATGCTTGCCGACGAAGTGGACTCTGCCAAAAACCTAGCAACATCGTCAAAATCACAGACTTCATCCGAAACCATTGGGAACATTATTTTATCTCGCTGTGTTTTGGTGCGTAGTGTCATGGAATTGTGGGGCTATGGACCGAGCTTGGACGATTGCGTCGAGCAGGTTCGGCAGTGGACCGACGTAAGCAGTGGCAGTACTACTGCAAGCACCCTCACCACTACCAATTGTCAACACTCTTATCAAAAACTTGTACGGGACCATGGTCGTAGTTGGAAACTTACCGTGCATACGCTAGGCTGCACGTATAGCCGAGAGGTGCAAGAAGCCATGAGGTCGCGGTTCCAATTTCTGGCCTTGCCCGGGCCAGTGCAAATGAATGATCCGACCGATGAATACGTACTGATTCGGGAGACCGAACTGGACGACCACGGGAGTCCACTGCCGGGAGGAAGCATCGATAGTGCTGCATCCGGTACGAATCCACCACGGACTCGGTATAAGCCAAACGATTCGGTGTCTTGCTGCTACTTTGGACGCGCACTGGGCGGCACACGACAAACGAAACACCGCGGCGATGTGAGTCGATTCAGTTTGAAATCACGGGCCTATTTAGGACCAACCAGTATGGATGCTGAGCTATCCTTCGTCATGGCCAATTTGGCTGGTGTAGGCCAGTCTTCCGTTGTATTGGATCCATTTGTTGGAACGGGTTCAATCTTGGTCAGTTGCGCCGCCCGTGGAGCATACTGTGTTGGTACTGACATTGACATTCGCGTATTGCGGGGTAAAGGTGAAAATTCCAACGTGGTGAGCAATTTTCGTCAATTTGATCTACCGCGCCCAGAACTGATCCGATCCGACAACGCCATCTACCAACGTCACTTTCGACGTACACACATACCCATGTACAACGCCATTGTGACGGATCCACCATACGGGATCCGGGCTGGGGCGCGGAAGAGCGGTTCTAGATTGGATCAACCTCGACCAGTGCTGGAGTCAAACCGACACAATCACATTGCCCAGACAAAGCCCTACGTCGTTTCCGATGTAATGGTAGATTTGCTGGACGTGGCTGCCCGGACGCTTGTTCTAGGTGGACGACTTGTGTACGtgattccttcttttcgagATTTTGAGCCGGAAAGTGATTTACCACGCCACGAATGCTTAAAAACCGTACACATTTGTTATCAGCCTTTGTCGGCTGAGTTGGGTCGTCGCGTTGTAGTCATGCAAAAGCAAAGTGAGTATGATCCAACTCAGCGAAAAACCTACCTAGCGAAGAGTTGGAAAAACGGTGCGAAATCAGCAGAGAGGTGCGCGAACATTCGCGACAAAATTATGGAAGCCGCCAAGCTGAAACCTAACTACCAAGAACGAGCCGCTGTCaggaaacaaaaaaggaaaattcacaaggaagaaaaaaaacGAGTCAAGCTAGAAAAAGTAGAGATGTCCTAG
- a CDS encoding predicted protein: MRFAGTLTIACSIFVAAASHESDAQVRTLKQRIEEERLARSPRGDRRRQRMHESRRLALEQDVHIHPDYDKRRKAYDVGSGIFSPQDSTSKPAEIGTSEDMQFWGRLLQIDSDISMSIAPSPSPLASPIASPSGSLATPTMMPQKDPATDSPILSPTPLPTRFATSMPQGVSMTVPPTLLPTSTPQEGSPTVRPTRLPTSTPQEGSPPVRPTPMPQVVSTTSAPTRRPTFMPTSSPSAAPTQSPSRNPTPAPTPSRVEQIVLSVALLGGAEFLDTNSYQSRALSWLDRFSDTSGLSDARIVQRYSLACIFYATNAVRTVFTDMAFDSSQPLPQWQNRENWLTDTNECNWYAIEQCDSSNMVVELDLFSNLLTGEFPPEIVLLKASIEVLDLGRNLFFTEGVNFNTVLGQLTKLKFLLFDQTNMINLNGIPTEIGNLKSLESFNCVATRYGGALNGDAFQPDQINWTILEIEENAFNSAIPSAIANLPALEQFFGRDCGLQGTLEPLRNMDNAVVLWVDMNPLLGGPIPTEFGNFQQLRSLSLTECDFTGTFPSELGTVSSLSQLFLFRNRLDGTIPSELAELQDLSILEIWENNFTGIIPPLVCQLTFSDLTRLIADCENCPTAGFCCDSCVG; the protein is encoded by the exons ATGCGATTTGCCGGTACTTTAACAATAGCTTGCAGCATCTTTGTTGCAGCGGCATCCCACGAATCTGATGCGCAAGTGCGTACTTTAAAGCAAAGGATCGAGGAAGAGAGGCTGGCGCGAAGTCCTCGCGGTGAtagacgacgacagcgtaTGCACGAAAGTCGACGTCTCGCTCTTGAACAAGACGTGCATATTCATCCAGATTATGACAAACGACGAAAGGCGTACGACGTAGGCTCCGGAATATTTTCCCCTCAGGACAGCACATCGAAGCCGGCTGAAATTGGTACCAGCGAAGATATGCAATTTTGGGGAAGACTGCTGCAGATCGATTCCGACATTTCGATGAGCATCGCACCCAGTCCAAGCCCCTTGGCGTCACCGATAGCCTCTCCTTCAGGTAGCTTGGCGACTCCAACCATGATGCCGCAAAAAGACCCTGCAACGGATAGTCCTATACTTAGTCCAACGCCCCTACCGACAAGATTCGCAACTAGTATGCCACAAGGAGTATCAATGACTGTACCCCCGACTCTTCTCCCAACTTCCACGCCACAAGAAGGGTCCCCGACTGTACGCCCGACTCGTCTCCCAACTTCCACGCCACAAGAAGGGTCTCCGCCTGTACGCCCCACTCCTATGCCACAAGTAGTGTCTACCACTTCAGCGCCGACTCGTCGCCCAACTTTTATGCCCACCTCGTCGCCATCAGCGGCTCCTACGCAAAGCCCATCTCGAAACCCAACCCCTGCTCCGACGCCGTCTAGGGTGGAGCAAATCGTGCTTTCCGTGGCCTTGCTTGGAGGTGCTGAGTTCCTTGATACAAATTCGTATCAGTCCAGAGCACTGTCCTGGTTAGATAGATTTTCGGATACTTCAGGATTGAGTGATGCCAGAATTGTTCAACGTTATTCGCTGGCCTGCATTTTCTATGCCACAAACGCCGTCCGTACGGTTTTCACCGATATGGCATTTGATTCATCTCAACCTCTTCCTCAGTGGCAGAATCGGGAAAATTGGCTTACGGATACAAACGAGTGCAACTGGTATGCCATAGAGCAATGCGATTCAAGCAACATGGTCGTGGAACTAGATCTG TTCAGCAATTTACTGACGGGAGAATTCCCACCTGAAATAGTTTTACTTAAAGCAAGCATCGAAGTCCTTGACCTCGGACGAAACTTATTCTTCACGGAAGGAGTAAATTTCAACACAGTCCTTGGACAACTGACGAAACTAAAATTCCTTTTGTTTGATCAAACGAATATGATCAATTTAAATGGAATCCCGACTGAGATTGgaaatttgaaaagcttggAGTCCTTCAATTGCGTCGCAACGAGATATGGAGGCGCTTTAAACGGCGATGCATTTCAGCCGGACCAGATCAATTGGA CGATATTGGAAATAGAAGAGAACGCTTTCAACTCAGCCATTCCTTCCGCAATCGCCAACCTTCCTGCCTTGGAACAGTTTTTTGGAAGAGACTGCGGCTTGCAAGGCACACTGGAACCTCTCCGGAATATGGACAATGCAG TTGTTCTGTGGGTTGATATGAATCCTCTTTTAGGGGGCCCAATTCCAACTGAATTTGGTAATTTTCAGCAATTGCGGAGTTTATCTCTAACAGAGTGCGATTTCACCGGTACATTTCCAAGTGAGCTGGGCACTGTGAGCTCTTTGT CGCAAttgtttttgtttcgaaaCAGACTTGATGGAACGATACCAAGCGAACTGGCGGAGCTTCAAGATCTATCAATCCTGGAAATTTGGGAAAACAATTTCACTGGCATCATCCCTCCTCTTGTTTGCCAGTTGACCTTTTCGGACCTAACTCGTTTGATTGCCGATTGTGAAAACTGCCCAACAGCAGGTTTCTGCTGTGATTCGTGTGTAGGCTAA
- a CDS encoding predicted protein encodes MRDGATLIAFLFASVFSASTISAWIPLRICTRSRVRSRNVLAASSEWSATDDWNNLSSENPDNGRQDYAVDQDFAQREAIRMQNWDLDSLDPTALSPEDAWLQDAIETVLLDSTITPEERLDTQDFLEDMGREIALLVRCNQSPQEMLIAAGKALPILTTEDKHNPRQLVRLEPSNQNEETEGEVVVWAATDFLKTATRVMFEQHAHNAKTGAGDTKAILDPRGVASWMKKSLREGAIGPHDPRVMFIISKFGTYGTGTLQYEDFLNLYVSTICGSSPSRWKQLEYRSEEIEAVWRDLRNHDIVSPVEQERVALLQKMKEKYEESFSHVTDETLLDECEIIDDKVASWEETSQGQWRQTGKSSHELVELAYDGKTPLRLKDGEFVFIDEDSCIGCKQCASASPASFHMLDDGRARTFAQRNSLDVKAAVAVCPVSCMHYVGFDRLKELETSRDSPDGDGRTDHRHFGQNHRNGGYIARAPLHLTRRDSDANHKSSWYHYLVNKCYLSSDCPQRGCFDCPQFRTQPGSNPSCQSKMKDALHIKAEHFIQTGEANLYRKSADL; translated from the exons ATGAGAGATGGGGCAACGTTAATAGCGTTTCTATTCGCGAGCGTCTTCTCGGCAAGTACCATCTCGGCTTGGATTCCCCTGCGTATATGCACAAGATCTCGTGTCCGCAGTCGCAACGTCCTTGCGGCGTCGTCGGAATGGTCCGCCACGGACGATTGGAACAACCTTTCGTCCGAAAATCCGGACAATGGACGACAGGATTACGCCGTCGATCAGGATTTTGCACAGCGCGAGGCGATTAGGATGCAGAATTGGGATCTGGATAGCCTCGACCCAACGGCACTATCCCCGGAAGACGCTTGGTTGCAGGACGCGATTGAAACCGTTTTATTGGACAGCACGATTACTCCAGAGGAGCGCTTGGATACCCAAGACTTCTTGGAGGATATGGGTAGAGAAATAGCTTTACTCGTTCGTTGCAACCAAAGTCCGCAAGAAATGCTTATCGCTGCAGGTAAGGCCTTACCCATCTTGACGACCGAAGACAAGCACAACCCACGACAACTTGTGCGATTGGAACCCTCCAACCAGAACGAGGAGACGGAAGGGGAAGTCGTGGTTTGGGCCGCTACCGATTTCTTGAAAACCGCCACGCGTGTCATGTTCGAACAACACGCTCACAACGCGAAGACCGGCGCGGGGGACACGAAGGCCATTTTGGATCCGCGTGGCGTCGCATCGTGGATGAAAAAGAGCTTGCGGGAAGGCGCGATTGGACCGCACGATCCTCGTGTAATGTTCATCATCTCCAAGTTTGGAACCTACGGGACCGGAACCTTGCAGTACGAAGACTTTCTGAATCTCTACGTTTCCACCATTTGTGGAAGCTCCCCTAGTCGTTGGAAACAGCTCGAGTACCGTAGCGAGGAAATTGAAGCCGTCTGGCGAGATCTTCGCAATCACGACATTGTTTCTCCCGTGGAGCAGGAGCGGGTAGCCCTCTTGCAAAAAATGAAGGAGAAATACGAAGAGAGCTTTTCACACGTCACGGACGAGACATTGCTGGACGAGTGTGAGATTATTGACGATAAAGTCGCCTCATGGGAGGAGACTTCCCAGGGCCAATGGCGGCAGACTGGCAAAAGCAGCCACGAGCTAGTCGAATTGGCGTACGATGGCAAAACACCCCTGCGTCTCAAAGACGGTGAATTTGTCTTTATCGACGAGGATTCGTGTATTGGATGCAAGCAGTGCGCCTCGGCATCTCCAGCATCTTTTCATATGCTGGACGACGGTCGGGCCCGTACGTTTGCACAGCGCAATAGCCTTGATGTCAAGGCTGCTGTTGCGGTGTGCCCTGTCAGCTGCATGCACTATGTGGGTTTTGACCGTCTCAAAGAGTTAGAGACTTCGCGTGATTCGCCAGATGGCGATGGTCGGACGGATCACCGCCATTTTGGACAAAACCATCGAAACGGAGGCTATATTGCGAGAGCGCCGCTGCA TTTGACGAGAAGAGACAGCGACGCTAACCACAAGAGCTCCTGGTATCATTACTTGGTGAACAAGTGCTATT TATCATCCGATTGTCCTCAGAGGGGCTGTTTTGACTGTCCTCAATTTCGCACCCAGCCAGGTAGCAACCCGAGTTGCCAATCGAAAATGAAAGACGCACTGCACATCAAGGCGGAACATTTTATCCAAACCGGAGAAGCTAATCTTTACCGTAAATCGGCCGACCTCTGA
- a CDS encoding predicted protein: MSRQASQVKNRAPAPIQISAEQILREAADRQQAHEIEPIVKIHDAEEYQAHLRDRRKHYEDNIRYRREDVGNWVKYARFEEENKEFERARSVYERSLEVDHRSAQLWLRYAEFEMRQEFINHARNVLDRAVQILPRVDFLWYKYVYMEEMVGDLPKTRAVFERWMEWMPDDNGWLSYARFETRCGNVTQADSIMRRYVNTYPSARAFLRFAKWAEFEAKDVALARTIFESALSELEPEESRQARVFKQFASFEERQREYDRARVIYKHALSLLHLGETPSLADEEDLTNAERTKREELYKAYITFEKKHGDRQGIEDVIVTKQRAQYRERAAEHPFDYDCWFEWAKLEEEHGSVSAVRETYEKAVANVPPSEQKDHWRRYIYLWIYYAVYEELVNADLDRAFQVYETCLSIIPHKKFSFAKIWIQAAKLLIRRRELTAARRLLGRAIGQCGKERIFIEYVALELALGEVDRCRNLYSNYLKAMPHNCKAWFKYADLEKSVGETERCRAIFELAIAQPALDMPEMLWKGYIDFEIEENEGENARKLYERLLERTSHVKVWISYAQFEGTDIGKGLEGARAVFEQAYDHLKAQGLSEERVLLLDAWRVFEKSNGSQKDVADVEAKMPRRIKRKRMREDESGKDLGWEEYFDYQFPDDEGGASNNFKILEMAAKWKQQRAEASDDDSDLDSNE, encoded by the coding sequence ATGTCCAGGCAAGCTTCCCAAGTTAAGAATCGGGCTCCGGCACCGATTCAAATTTCGGCCGAACAAATTTTACGCGAAGCCGCCGACCGCCAACAAGCGCACGAAATCGAGCCGATCGTGAAAATCCATGACGCCGAGGAATACCAGGCTCATTTACGCGATCGAAGGAAGCACTACGAGGATAATATTCGTTACCGACGGGAAGATGTAGGGAATTGGGTCAAGTACGCACGATTTGAGGAAGAAAATAAAGAATTTGAACGGGCACGGTCCGTTTACGAACGATCTCTCGAAGTGGACCATCGCTCGGCGCAATTATGGTTGCGGTACGCCGAGTTTGAGATGCGGCAAGAATTTATCAATCACGCACGGAATGTGTTGGACCGGGCCGTCCAGATCTTGCCCCGTGTCGACTTTTTGTGGTACAAATACGTATacatggaagaaatggtcggGGATCTGCCCAAAACAAGAGCTGTTTTCGAGCGATGGATGGAATGGATGCCTGATGACAACGGTTGGTTGAGTTACGCTCGCTTTGAAACACGTTGTGGAAATGTAACACAAGCCGACAGCATCATGCGGAGATATGTAAATACATATCCGTCCGCGAGGGCATTTCTGCGATTCGCCAAGTGGGCCGAGTTTGAGGCCAAGGACGTTGCCTTGGCACGCACCATTTTCGAATCCGCCTTATCCGAATTGGAGCCCGAAGAATCTCGGCAAGCTCGAGTTTTCAAACAATTTGCGTCTTTTGAAGAGCGACAGAGGGAATACGATCGAGCAAGAGTCATTTACAAGCACGCCCTTTCCTTACTCCACCTTGGCGAGACACCGTCGTTAGCTGATGAGGAAGACTTGACTAACGCCGAGCGCACCAAGCGAGAGGAACTGTACAAAGCCTACATCACGTTTGAAAAGAAACACGGAGATCGCCAAGGAATTGAAGACGTCATTGTTACGAAGCAACGCGCGCAATATAGGGAGCGGGCAGCGGAACATCCCTTTGACTACGACTGCTGGTTCGAATGGGCCAAACTGGAAGAAGAACACGGTAGCGTTTCGGCAGTTCGCGAAACTTACGAAAAAGCCGTGGCAAATGTACCACCTTCGGAACAGAAAGATCATTGGCGGCGGTACATCTATCTATGGATATATTATGCTGTATATGAAGAACTTGTGAATGCCGACTTAGATAGGGCCTTCCAAGTTTACGAAACCTGCTTGAGCATCATACCCCACAAGAAATTCAGTTTTGCCAAAATATGGATACAAGCAGCCAAGTTATTGATTCGACGTCGGGAGCTTACGGCTGCGAGAAGACTCTTGGGTAGAGCGATCGGACAGTGTGGTAAGGAGCGCATTTTCATTGAGTACGTTGCACTTGAGCTAGCGCTGGGTGAAGTTGATCGATGCCGCAATCTATATAGCAACTATCTCAAGGCAATGCCACACAATTGCAAAGCATGGTTCAAGTATGCTGATCTGGAAAAGTCGGTTGGCGAAACAGAACGTTGCAGGGCTATTTTCGAATTGGCTATTGCACAACCCGCTTTGGACATGCCGGAAATGCTCTGGAAAGGGTATATAGATTTTGAaatcgaagaaaatgaaggGGAGAATGCTCGAAAGCTATATGAACGGCTGTTGGAGCGAACAAGTCACGTGAAAGTCTGGATATCGTACGCACAATTCGAAGGTACCGACATTGGCAAGGGGTTGGAAGGAGCTCGCGCAGTGTTCGAGCAAGCCTACGATCACCTCAAAGCCCAAGGGCTCAGTGAAGAACGAGTGTTGCTGTTGGATGCTTGGCGAGTATTTGAGAAGAGCAATGGTAGCCAAAAAGACGTGGCAGATGTGGAGGCCAAGATGCCGCGGAGAATCAAGAGAAAGCGTATGCGCGAAGACGAAAGCGGCAAAGATCTTGGCTGGGAAGAATATTTCGACTATCAGTTTCCAGACGATGAAGGCGGCGCTTCCAACAACTTCAAAATTTTGGAGATGGCTGCAAAGTGGAAGCAGCAAAGGGCCGAAGCAAGCGATGATGATTCGGATCTTGACAGTAATGAATAA